In Microcaecilia unicolor chromosome 1, aMicUni1.1, whole genome shotgun sequence, the following are encoded in one genomic region:
- the LOC115462863 gene encoding oocyte zinc finger protein XlCOF6-like produces the protein MLSEREKEEISSCSDWEEMGKHQWISENKLQNSTGGLALCKNSPSNVVHAEEQKSQMRDQRCLCDVCEIILSDLVTSKSQQRSDTEERPSTRTDSGKIFNQKGELQDRQKTWPKKRCFTCSQCRQSFSKKKELLQHQKNKTDTRMCSSTEYGKSFISNANFTKYQKKNTDDRISSYPGCDKSCNQEESFTRNTKFHQEERSVSGTQCKKSFGHRKALTKRKKTHTGVGSVTSNNCEKIFCGKANSSKFRKMQKGKLTVDTSIQSGMKPSTANEYGKNLTDDSLGVHNGSHLGVKSFTCNKNNLIHQRIDTRLKPFICSECGKSFSRKTYLHIHQSTHTGVKPFTCSECGKSFIWKASHTMHQRSHTGVKPYTCADCGRSFSLKARHTVHQRIHTGLKPYTCSECGKSFRLKTSLTMHQYVHTGVKPFRCSECGKSFSRKTCLRTHYSIHTGMKPFTCSDCGQNFSHKEGLMKHQSIHTGVKPFACSECGRSFSRKASLTMHQSTHTGIKLFTCLECGKSFSRKDVLIKHQSIHTGMKPFTCSDCGKSFVQKTHLHAHQSIHTGVRRFTCSECGKSFNGKTYLSAHQSIHTGLKPYTCTECGRSFSLKAGLTMHQRIHTGVKPFTCVECGKNFSQKSSLNRHKSIHTKVKPFICSECGKNFSQEASLRVHQRIHTEVKSDQRSKEITIKTIQQINW, from the coding sequence ATGTTatcagaaagagaaaaagaagaaatctCTTCCTGTTCTGACTGGGAAGAAATGGGAAAACATCAATGGATCTCAGAAAATAAACTACAAAATTCAACGGGAGGCTTAGCTTTGTGTAAGAACAGTCCTAGTAATGTCGTACACGCAGAAGAGCAGAAAAGCCAGATGAGAGATCAAAGATGTTTATGTGATGTTTGCGAAATAATCCTCAGTGATCTTGTAACTTCGAAATCACAGCAGCgatctgacactgaagagagaccatcCACAAGAACTGACTCTGGAAAAATCTTCAATCAAAAGGGAGAACTACAAGACAGACAGAAAACGTGGCCAAAAAAGAGATGTTTTACATGTTCTCAGTGTAGGCAAAGTTTCAGTAAGAAGAAAGAGCTATTGCAACATCAGAAAAATAAGACAGACACTAGAATGTGTTCAAGTACCGAATATGGGAAAAGCTTTATTAGTAATGCAAACTTTACAAAATACCAGAAGAAAAATACAGATGACAGAATATCTTCATATCCTGGTTGTGACAAAAGCTGCAATCAGGAAGAAAGCTTTACAAGAAATACAAAATTCCACCAAGAAGAGAGGTCAGTTTCAGGTACACAATGTAAGAAAAGCTTTGGTCACAGGAAAGCACTGACAAAACGTAAAAAAACTCACACTGGTGTGGGTTCAGTCACTTCGAATAACTGTGAAAAAATCTTTTGCGGGAAGGCAAACTCCTCAAAATTCCGGAAAATGCAGAAAGGAAAACTCACAGTGGACACTAGCATTCAATCAGGAATGAAACCATCTACAGCCAACGAGTATGGGAAAAACCTCACTGATGACAGCCTCGGCGTTCACAATGGAAGCCACCTAGGAGTGAAATCATTTACATGTAACAAAAACAActtaatacaccagagaatcgaCACCAGACTAAAACCATTtatatgtagtgagtgtggtaaaagcttcagtcggaagacATACCTCCACATACACCAGAGCacccacacaggagtgaaaccatttacatgtagtgagtgtggtaaaagcttcatttGGAAGGCAAGCCACACCATGCACCAGAGAAGCCACACTGGAGTGAAACCGTATACATGTGCTGACTGTGGTAGAAGTTTCAGTCTGAAGGCAAGGCACACAGTACATCAGAGAATCCATACAGGACTGAAACCatatacatgtagtgagtgtggtaaaagtttcaggCTGAAGACAAGTCTTACAATGCACCAATAtgtacacacaggagtgaaaccatttagatgtagtgagtgtggtaaaagcttcagtcgaaAGACATGCCTCAGAACACATTATAGCATCCACACAGGcatgaagccatttacatgttctgattgTGGCCAAAACTTCAGCCATAAGGAAGGCCTTATGAAGCATCAGagtatccacacaggagtgaaaccatttgcgtgttctgagtgtggtagaagcttcagtcggaaggcaAGCTTAACTATGCACCAGAGCACTCACACAGGTATAAAACTGTTTACATGTCTTGAGTGTGGCAAAAGCTTCAGCCGTAAGGATGTACTTATAAAGCACCAGAGCATCCACACAGgcatgaaaccatttacatgtagtgactgtggtaaaagctttgttcAGAAGACACATCTCCACGCACACCAGagcatccacacaggagtgagacgatttacatgtagtgagtgtggtaagagCTTCAATGGAAAGACATATCTCAGCGCACACCAGAGCATCCACACGGGGCTGAAACCATATacgtgtactgagtgtggtagaaGCTTTAGTCTGAAGGCAggcctcacaatgcaccagagaattcacactggAGTGAAACCGTTTACATGTGTTGAGTGTGGCAAAAATTTTAGTCAAAAATCATCTCTCAACAGGCACAAGAGCATCCATACAAAAGTGAAACCATTtatatgttctgagtgtggtaaaaacttcAGTCAGGAGGCAAGCCTCAGAgtgcatcagagaatccacacagaagTCAAAAGTGATCAAAGGTCAAAGGAGATCACAATAAAAACAATCCAGCAGATAAACTGGTAA
- the LOC115464457 gene encoding protein ZNF783-like — translation MAGNGAVEKGRRMALGLCAQQVPVTFEDITVHFSQEQWDYLDEGQKELYREVMKENCETLISLGTDHESINPKVLSRIKQEKEPQVWDMRKSEDREVNHSYPDP, via the exons Atggctggaaatggtgctgtggagaagggcaggagaatggctcttgggctttgtgctcagcag GTGCCAGTGACGTTTGAGGATATCACTGTCCACTTCTCTCAGGAGCAGTGGGACTATTTGGATGAAGgtcagaaggagctttacagggaggtgatgaaggagaattgtGAGACCCTGATCTCACTGG GTACAGACCATGAAAGCATCAATCCTAAAGTATTATCAAGGATTAAACAAGAGAAAGAGCCACAGGTGTGGGATATGCGGAAGTCAGAAGATAGAGAAGTTAATCACTCATACCCAG acccctga